AAAACATTTCTGGATAAGCAAAAAGATTTTTTAATTCAATATAATATTGGAGGAATTGCAACCGGTATGATTGTATTCTTAGTTGCGATTTTATTTGCTATAAGATTAGTCCGACCTATTGTTCACCTAACCGAGGTTGCAGAAAAGATTAGCTTAGGTGACCTAAAAGCACCAATTGAAATTACATCGACTGATGAAATCGGAGACTTAGCTGATGCTTTAAGAAGAATGCAAGCAAGCTTACGAAAAGCTGTTCAGAGATTACAAAGACGAAGAAAAGGTATCTAAGAGGGAATAAATATGTATAAATTATTCAAATTGTTTGTTGCAAGCTTTATCACATTCTTCTTTTTATCTACAATTGGATTTTCTCAAAGTATCGATTTGCTAAAAATTAACGATCCTGGCTTTGCCAAATTAGGAAAGTATAAAAAGCCTCCTGTGTTTTTTTCTCATGATACTCATGTTGATGAATATAAAATAAAGTGCCCAACTTGTCATCATATATACAAAAATAGAAAAAATGTTTGGACACCTGATCAAGAAGTACATGAATGTTCTCAATGCCATGGAAGTAGTAAAGCTGAACTTATTAATGCATATCATATGAAGTGCTGGGGTTGTCATAAAAGATTAAAGGAGGAATACTCTAAAGCAGACGTTCCAACATCAGATTGTAAGAGATGTCATATCCCCAAAAAAAATTTAAAAAGTGAAATGAAGAGAATTAAAGACAAAATGCTTAATAAAGATTTAAAACTTTTTGAAGTTATTAACAAATTAGAGGTAAAAGGTTTTTATAAATAACTTATACGAAGACAACTAATGGTATGAGGTTTATCAATGGACAACAAAATTAATCTTCAAAACTTGGAAGAAGCCGCTTTTAATGCTATAGATGAAATATTCTCTGAAGAAGAAAAAAAAGACGACAATGTTGTACGTCTAGAAGAAAAAATTTTAGCTCTGGACTGGGAATTTTCTGAAAACGATTTTTTTGAGCTACGTGAAATTTTAAATTCATTAAAACAAACATATACCGACGATATAAATAGAACACTACTAACTATGATGGATAATATAGCAAAATTTGTAATGACTGCTAAAGAAAAATCTCCATCAAATTCTCTTGTCGTATTAGCTCAAATTGCAAAAGGATTTAAGGAAATAAATTTTAACAATTTAAATGCAACCCAAAAAAAGGAAAAGCTAGGCAAAATATATAAGTTTTTTACACAATTTAAAAATGATATAATTGCAAAAGCAAAAGAAGAAAATAAAGCAAGCATTCAAGGTAAAGCATATAAAAAAGAAATAACAGAAAATAAATTAGAAAACAAAAAAGAACTCTTTGACTATTCACAAGAAACAGCATTAGCATTTGATAAAAACATCTTTAAAGACTACATGAAAAAGTTGGAGAAAAACATTAATGATATTAATAAAAAAATATCAGATTTAGAATTTAACAGAGAAATTTTTTCTCGTCTTGAGAATTTAGAAGAAAAGATCGATACAATACTATCATTTATACACAAACTTAATAACAACAATTCATTTGCAACAGATATTAAAACAAACATTGAAGAAGAATATGATGAAAACGACATTGATAAAATTGACTATGAGGCCCAAATTACAACTGATGATGAGGATGATAATCGTATTGGAGAAGAGTTAATAAAAGACACAGAAAATGATGGCAGTGAATTCAAGGAGGACGATATCATTCCATACGTATACGTTTTTCACTTAGACGATAAACTTGTAGCTTTTCCTTATGAAGCTGTTTTAAATATCTACTCCATTTCAAATGAGAAAGCAAAAAAATTACTGAGTCTAGAGCAATTTAAATTAAAAAATCTTAAAGGATTTATGAAAAAATTAAAGAAAAATATGCGAGGTAGTTTGCGCAGAAAAAAGGAAAAGGAACTTAAGGAGCTTGTAGTTTTTTCTAAAAATATAAGCTTAGCTACTGAAAACACTCACTATTCCAATGCGTTACTTGTCGAGTGCGGTGATAAATACAATATCTTTTTTGTAGGCAAAGAGTTGAGCTCAAAAGCTTATTTACCGATCAGCATAGAACAAAAAGACGAAAATGACATTATGGGGCATGTTGTAATTGAAGGAACAAAAAAAGCTTTTTTAATAAATCCCTGCCAGTAGAGTAAGGTGTAGAAATGAAAACTAATAATGTTTTAGACCAAACCTTATTCTCTTTAAAATTAAAAGAAGCAGAGATTTATTCTCAACATGGCTTACTGGATGAGGCTAAAACGATCTATTCCTCTTTACTGGCTGAGATAGAACAAATGCCCGCCACTAAAGAAGTTGAAATTCAAAAAAAATATCTAATAGAAGTTTATAATAAACTAAACATAAAAGACAATAAAGATCATTTTGGTCAAAATAAAAATGTAAACGACAAATTTACCGTAGATGAAATTTACGAAAAGGCTTTAGCTTTTAAGGATTTAGGTCTATTTAAAGAAGCTTTAAATGAGTATAAAAACATTTTAAATGAAAATTTCAACTTTGAAGATGTAGTCAATGGAATTATAGATTGTTACAAATCTCAGGGCCAAAGAGTAAAGGCCATAAACTTTCTAGAACAAATACTAAATAAAAATAACTTTACTTTACAACAAAAGGATTTCATAAAATATAGATTATCAAAACTATACGAAGAATCAGGATCCTATGCAAAATCTTTATTCTTCCTTCAGGACATCACAAACAAATCTAACTTTAAAGATTTAAACATCAAGATAAAATCAATTTCATTAAGAGCCAAAGGCGGAACAAAATTTGATTATCTTTTACAACAAAATATAATCACAAAAGCCAAACTACAAGAAGCTTATTCTTTTTCAAAAAGAGAAAACAAGAGTATTGAATACGTATTGCTAAAAAAATTCGGAGTTTTAAAAAATGATTTAGCAGAGTCATTATCTCTATATTATGGTTGTCCTTTTTATTCTTTTGATCATAATATTTCTATTCCATCCGAGTTATTTAAAAATTTAAAATATGATTACCTGAAGCACAACCATTGGCTTCCTATTAAAAAAAATGACAATCAGATTACAATTGTTATTGATAACCCTTATGACTTATTACGTGAAGACTTAATCAAAAAATTATATCCCAATAACGAAATCAACTTTTTAGTTGCCATCAAAGAAGATATTGAAAATTTTATAGATTTTTACTTTAAGCAAAACAATCAAAAAAATGAATATATAAAAAAAATAATAGATGAGTTAAACTTAGAATTTGAAGAAAAGAATGAAGAAATTATTGCAAATGAAACCACGGTCCAGGATAGCAAAGTTGTACATTTTGTTAATCAAATGATAATTGATGCATGGCAAAGAAATGCATCTGATATTCATATTGAGCCTTCTCCTTCAAACAATATTACAAATATAAGATTTCGTATCGATGGCGTTTGTCAGCCTTATGTTCAAATCCCAAATTCCTTTTCCAGGATTGTGATTTCAAGAATAAAAATCATGGCCAACCTAGATATTGCCGAAAAAAGATTGCCCTTGGATGGAAAAATTAAATTTAAACAAAGTGACAAAAAGCAACTTGAGCTTCGTGTGGCCACCTTGCCCACTTCAGGAAAGTATGAAGATGTTGTTATGCGTCTACTCCAAAGTGGAAAGCCTTTAAAACTTCACGAACTAGGGATGTCTGAGGAAAATTTGATTAAATTTAGAGAGATAATATCTCAACCGTACGGTTTAATTCTAGTTGTTGGACCAACTGGCTCTGGCAAAACTACTACTTTGCATTCTGCGCTAGGATACATCAACACTCCCGAAAGAAAAATTTGGACCGCGGAGGACCCTATTGAAATCAGTCAAGAAGGACTACGTCAGGTTGAAATAAACTCAAAAATAGGTTTAACTTTTGCCAAAGTATTACGCTCTTTTCTAAGAGCTGATCCTGACGTAATTATGATCGGGGAAATGCGTGATGAGGAGACAGCATCTACTGGAGTGGAAGCCTCTTTAACAGGACATTTAGTATTATCAACTTTGCATACCAATAGTGCTCCTGAAACTGTATCGCGGCTTTTAGAAATGGATATAGATCCTCATAATTTTGCTGATTCCCTCTTAGGGGTCTTGTCACAGAGATTAGGAAGAAGGCTGTGCGAGGAATGCAAGGAAGCATATCATCCGGATGAAAAGGAGTTTGAAGAAATTGTTAATGAATATGGCAAAGAATACTTTGATCGTCTAGAAATTAAACATACTAAAGAGTTAATTTTATATCGCCCCAAAGGATGTCCGGTTTGTGCTGGCACCGGATACAAAGGAAGGATAGGTTTTCATGAGTTACTCGTTAATAATGACGACATTAAAAACTTAATCAAAAAAAAAGCCCCTGCCGAGGAAATTAGAACCAAAGCCATAGCCGATGGTATGACCACCCTGAAGCAGGACGGCATTGCTAAAATTTTTCTAGGGTATACCGATATGAAAGAAGTAAGGCGTGTGTGTATGAAATAGATCAAGATAACTAGATATTTTATTAAAGTTCAATTTTTAGATATTTGAATCGCCTAATAATTAGCCCAACATAAAATTTTTCATAATGCTCTTCAAAATCACAGGTGCCAACAAAAGATGCAAAACTCTCTTGGGTTAAATTTAATGCCCTGAGACTTGAGTGCATCCGGGTCCCTAATCATTATCAATTAAGGATGGTCGTCGTTGCCGAGGGCTTTGGTACCCACCAGCGGATAAAATTATGGGTAA
This sequence is a window from Desulfovulcanus ferrireducens. Protein-coding genes within it:
- a CDS encoding GspE/PulE family protein, whose amino-acid sequence is MKTNNVLDQTLFSLKLKEAEIYSQHGLLDEAKTIYSSLLAEIEQMPATKEVEIQKKYLIEVYNKLNIKDNKDHFGQNKNVNDKFTVDEIYEKALAFKDLGLFKEALNEYKNILNENFNFEDVVNGIIDCYKSQGQRVKAINFLEQILNKNNFTLQQKDFIKYRLSKLYEESGSYAKSLFFLQDITNKSNFKDLNIKIKSISLRAKGGTKFDYLLQQNIITKAKLQEAYSFSKRENKSIEYVLLKKFGVLKNDLAESLSLYYGCPFYSFDHNISIPSELFKNLKYDYLKHNHWLPIKKNDNQITIVIDNPYDLLREDLIKKLYPNNEINFLVAIKEDIENFIDFYFKQNNQKNEYIKKIIDELNLEFEEKNEEIIANETTVQDSKVVHFVNQMIIDAWQRNASDIHIEPSPSNNITNIRFRIDGVCQPYVQIPNSFSRIVISRIKIMANLDIAEKRLPLDGKIKFKQSDKKQLELRVATLPTSGKYEDVVMRLLQSGKPLKLHELGMSEENLIKFREIISQPYGLILVVGPTGSGKTTTLHSALGYINTPERKIWTAEDPIEISQEGLRQVEINSKIGLTFAKVLRSFLRADPDVIMIGEMRDEETASTGVEASLTGHLVLSTLHTNSAPETVSRLLEMDIDPHNFADSLLGVLSQRLGRRLCEECKEAYHPDEKEFEEIVNEYGKEYFDRLEIKHTKELILYRPKGCPVCAGTGYKGRIGFHELLVNNDDIKNLIKKKAPAEEIRTKAIADGMTTLKQDGIAKIFLGYTDMKEVRRVCMK
- a CDS encoding cytochrome c3 family protein — translated: MYKLFKLFVASFITFFFLSTIGFSQSIDLLKINDPGFAKLGKYKKPPVFFSHDTHVDEYKIKCPTCHHIYKNRKNVWTPDQEVHECSQCHGSSKAELINAYHMKCWGCHKRLKEEYSKADVPTSDCKRCHIPKKNLKSEMKRIKDKMLNKDLKLFEVINKLEVKGFYK